ATGTCAGAAACTTGAATAAGCCCTGTTTCATCGACAGGTAAATATGTCACTTCAAACCCTTCACGCTCTAACAATTCGCACGTATGCAAAATCGCATGATGTTCAATTTGCGTCGTTATTATGTGGTTACCTTTATGACGGTTCGCACGTGCTACACCGATAAGCGCTAAATTATCAGCTTCTGTACCACCGCTCGTAAATATAACTTCATTCGGATTCGCATGAATGCTGCGTGCACACACTCGTCTCGCCTCATCTACTGCATGGCGAGTTTGACGTCCATAAAAGTGAATACTAGACGGGTTCCCGAATATTTCTGTCATATATGGAATCATCTTTTCGACCACTTCTGGGTGAGTCGGAGATGTCGCAGCATGATCTAAGTAAATGCGTTCCATTAAATCTCCTTCTTTCCAAATCGTTTCACAAGGAATTAAATGTAAAACATATAGCCCCCGTGATTTTCTTCCTCATAACGTACTAAATCTTCTAACGTTGTACTATCTAACACTTCTTGCACCGCATCACGAACACGCATCCATAACTGGCGCTGTGCTGGCTCTTCTTCTTCTATCATTTCTACAACACTAATCGGTCCCTCTAATACACGGATTACATCCCCAGCTGTAATGTTAGCCGGTTGATCAGATAATACATATCCGCCGTATGCCCCGCGCGTACTCTTTACAAGACGAGCGTTACGAAGTGGTGAAATTAATTGCTCTAAGTAATGCTCGGATAAGTCATGCGCCTGCGCAATTGATTTTAATGAAATCGGACCTTCACCAAACTTTTTTGCAAGATCAATCATAATTGTTAAGCCATAGCGGCCTTTTGTTGAAATCTTCATCTATTTTGCACCTCTTTTCAAATTTTCACTTCTATTGGTTATATCTTATTTATAAAAAGAACACAATTTAAAATCCTATGAAATTATAGCATAATATAGTATTATAAGAAATTTCAACTTGTGTATCAAAATGATAACATAAAATCACATTGAAAAACTCGGAAATTATTACAATTGAAAGAAAAATGAAAATATTAACCTTCATTTTTCCCATAAAACAGCATCCTATTTCAAATTCCGTAGAAAAAAATGATACGATAGAACGAGATTATATATTAAGGGAGACGGTCCAAATGAAACAACCACTCGCACATCGAATGCGCCCTACAAATATTCAAGAAATTATTGGGCAACAACATTTAGTTGGTGAAGGAAAGATTTTATGGCGAATGGTCCAAGCCAATCATTTTCAATCTATGATTTTATACGGTCCTCCAGGTACAGGAAAAACATCCATTGCCAGTGCAATTGCAGGAAGTACCGGTACCCCGTTTCGTCTATTGAACGCTGTTACTCACAATAAAAAAGATATGGAAGTTGTCGTACAAGAAGCGAAGATGCATCGACACCTCGTTTTAATTTTAGATGAAGTTCACCGTCTAGATAAAGCAAAGCAAGACTTTCTATTACCTCACTTAGAAAGCGGACTTCTTACTTTAATTGGTGCTACGACAAGTAATCCATTCCATGCAATAAACTCCGCTATTCGAAGCAGGTGTCAAATTTTCGAATTACACGCACTAACAGAAGAAGATATTTTAATTGGGTTAAAAAGAGCTTTAGAAGATAAAGAAAAAGGGCTTGGAGAATATGCAGTAACGGTAACAGATGAAGCACTACATCACTTTGCAAACGCCTCTGGTGGTGATATGCGTTCCGCTTATAACGCACTTGAGCTTGCTGTATTATCTAGCTTTACTACAGACGATCAAGCGGCTGAAATCACACTCGAGATTGCAGAAGAATGCTTACAAAAGAAGAGCTTCGTCCACGACAAAGGCGGCGATGCTCATTATGATGTATTATCAGCATTTCAAAAATCAGTGCGCGGAAGTGATGTAAATGCAGCACTCCATTATTTAGCACGCCTTATTGAAGCAGGTGATTTACAAAGCATTGGCAGACGCCTTCTTATTATGGCTTATGAAGATATTGGACTTGCTAGCCCACAAGCTGGACCACGTACACTAGCTGCAATTGAATCAGCTGAACGAGTTGGATTCCCAGAAGCACGCATCCCACTTGCAAATGCCGTTATCGAGCTATGCTTATCACCAAAATCAAATTCAGCTTATAAAGCACTTGATGCTGCATTACACGATTTACGCAACGGTCAAACAGGTGACATTCCAAGCCATTTAAAAGATAGTCATTACAAAGGCGCAGAATCACTTGGAAGAGGCATTGGATATTTATATCCGCACGACCATCCAAACGGCTGGGTAAGGCAACAATACTTACCTGATAAAATAAAAAGCAAGCAATATTATAAACCGAAAACGACAGGAAAATTTGAGCAAGCACTTTCTACTGTTTATGAAAGATTACAAACTTCGAATAAAACGAAAAATAAAGGGTAACATAAACGAAAACGTCACCATTATGGAGGCTTCGCTTATGAAAACACGTCAAGATGCATGGACAAAAGAAGATGATCTCCTTTTAGCAGAAACTGTTTTGCGACATATTCGCAGCGGAAGTACACAAATAAAAGCGTTTGATGAAGTTGGCGACGCTTTAAACCGCACTTCCGCAGCTTGTGGTTTTAGATGGAATGCTGAAGTAAGACCGAATTACGAAGATGCGGTGCAGCTTGCAAAAAAACAACGTAAAGAATTAAAACGTTCTGAAGCTAATATAGAAAAAGATCGGTTCACGAAAACGAAACAACTCGTAATTGACGCCGATTTTTCAGAAGATATTACGCCAAGTAAACAAGATCTTACAATGCAAAATGTCATTTCATTTTTACAAAATTTAGAACATAACAATCCTTCACTTGCAAAGTTGCAAACTGAAAATGATGTATTACAAGCTCAACTCACCTCTCTGCAAAAAACGAATCATGAACTTGAAACGAAATTAGCAGTACTCACAAAAAAACAACAAGCAATCGAAGAAGATTACGCGATGCTTGTTCGAATTATGGATCGTGCTCGAAAACTTGTTTCAGTCGAAGAGCAAGAAGAGCATATTGCCCCGATTTTCAAAACCGATCAAAATGGGAATTTAGATATTATTTATTCTGCAGAGAATTAAAAACAGGGATGTCACTTTTTTAACTGAGTGACATCCCTGTTTGTTTTCGGTGAACCATATATAGATATCGGTAAATGAAATTATATTAACGTTTTTTCGAATATATCTATCACAACTTGCAATATATCAACGATTTTTCAAATATATCTATCACAACTTGCAATATATCAACGATTTTTCAAATATATCTATCACAACTTACAATATATCAACGATTCAATAAAGGATATCGATTTAACGACAAAGATTGACAATAACATTCCTCCTTGTCATACAAGGAAACTCCTAAAACGAATTGGATATTTTTTACTAAAATGTTATTATAAACATATACCTTTAAAGGGAAATGGTTGCTATTTCATTAATAATCTTCAAAATAACTCTTGGCCTTCTCGTCCTAACTTTAGCTCTTTTCACCATTAACAGTCTAAAAAAGACATCCGCCTATAAATCAGATAAATATGATTATTGCTTACTAACCTTACTTACATTTGAACTAGTAGTGATGCAAATATTCATATTTCTTTAATACATATAAAAAAGCATATATCCAAAATGGATATATGCTTTTCTTTTATTCTTGCCCTACACGTTTCACTTCTACGTTTTTAATGCGTTCACGTACAACGTGACTTGCCATAATTAAGCCTGCCACAGATGGTACGAATGCATTTGATGAAGGCGGTAATTTCGCTTTACGAATTTTTGCATTTTCGTCTGGTACGATTTCTTTACGTACCTCTTCACGAATTACGATTGGGTTTTCGTCAGAGAAGACAACTTTTACACCTTTTTTAATACCCTCTTTACGAAGCTTCGTACGAATGACTTTCGCAATTGGATCTGTATGTGTTTTAGAAATGTCCGCAATACGGAAACGAGTTGGATCCATTTTATTCGCTGCACCCATACTTGAGATAATTTTAATTTTACGACGTAAACATTGTTTAATTAAATGGATTTTGAACGTAATCGTATCAGATGCATCCACTACGAAATCTAAACCGTGCTTAAAGAACTCTTCATATGTTTCATCTGTATAAAACATTTCAAGTCCAATTACTTCACACTCTGGGTTAATGTCTGCGATACGCTCTTTCATTAATTCTACTTTTGAACGTCCTACAGTAGATACTAAAGCGTGAATTTGACGGTTTACGTTTGTAATATCTACAACGTCTTTATCAACTAATACAAGACGTCCAACGCCAGAACGTGCTAACGCTTCAGCTGCAAAAGAGCCTACGCCGCCAATTCCTAAAATACCGACTGTACTATTTTTTAATATTTCAAGTCCTTCTTTACCGAAGGCTAATTCATTACGTGAAAATTGATGTAACATTCAGCTCTACACTCCTATTACAAAAATGGTCTACCATGTATTCTAGCGTTTTTCCGACTATTTGTATAGAAAAAGTTATAGAATTCCTAAAAATACATATTTCGAGAATGAAAACATAGACCAGAATTTTATTTCTTCCTAAATACACGTTTAAAAAAAGAGGATTTAGAGAACCGAGCAGATCGAGGCGCTGAAGCCAGGAGGAGCGCAGTGTAGAAATACTACTCGAGCACCGGACTGGCGAAGCAACGATGAGATGCGACAGTTATCTGAACCAGACTTTTTAAACTTCCTTTCAATACAGGTTTAAAAAGAAGGATTTAGAGAACCGAGCAGATCGAGGCGCTGAAGCCAGGAGGAGCGCAGTGTAGAAACACTACTCGAGCACCGGACTGGCGAAGCAACGATGAGATGCGACAGTTATCTAAACCGGACTTTTTAAACAACCTCTCAAAAAAAGTCTAGACGGTTATAGTATAACCATCTAGACCCTATTCTTACTTCTCTTCTTTCAAGCTTAATTTTAAGTTCAGTTCTTCAAGCTGCGCTTCTGCAACTGGGCTTGGAGCTTCTGTTAATAAGCAGCTTGCGCTTGCTGTTTTCGGGAATGCAATTGTATCACGAAGGTTCGTACGGCCTGCAAGTAACATAACAAGACGATCTAAACCTAATGCGATTCCGCCGTGTGGTGGTGTACCGTATTCGAATGCTTCTAATAAGAATCCGA
This DNA window, taken from Bacillus cereus ATCC 14579, encodes the following:
- the cymR gene encoding cysteine metabolism transcriptional regulator CymR, with the protein product MKISTKGRYGLTIMIDLAKKFGEGPISLKSIAQAHDLSEHYLEQLISPLRNARLVKSTRGAYGGYVLSDQPANITAGDVIRVLEGPISVVEMIEEEEPAQRQLWMRVRDAVQEVLDSTTLEDLVRYEEENHGGYMFYI
- a CDS encoding tRNA threonylcarbamoyladenosine dehydratase, with amino-acid sequence MLHQFSRNELAFGKEGLEILKNSTVGILGIGGVGSFAAEALARSGVGRLVLVDKDVVDITNVNRQIHALVSTVGRSKVELMKERIADINPECEVIGLEMFYTDETYEEFFKHGLDFVVDASDTITFKIHLIKQCLRRKIKIISSMGAANKMDPTRFRIADISKTHTDPIAKVIRTKLRKEGIKKGVKVVFSDENPIVIREEVRKEIVPDENAKIRKAKLPPSSNAFVPSVAGLIMASHVVRERIKNVEVKRVGQE
- a CDS encoding RsfA family transcriptional regulator, which encodes MKTRQDAWTKEDDLLLAETVLRHIRSGSTQIKAFDEVGDALNRTSAACGFRWNAEVRPNYEDAVQLAKKQRKELKRSEANIEKDRFTKTKQLVIDADFSEDITPSKQDLTMQNVISFLQNLEHNNPSLAKLQTENDVLQAQLTSLQKTNHELETKLAVLTKKQQAIEEDYAMLVRIMDRARKLVSVEEQEEHIAPIFKTDQNGNLDIIYSAEN
- a CDS encoding replication-associated recombination protein A, with the translated sequence MKQPLAHRMRPTNIQEIIGQQHLVGEGKILWRMVQANHFQSMILYGPPGTGKTSIASAIAGSTGTPFRLLNAVTHNKKDMEVVVQEAKMHRHLVLILDEVHRLDKAKQDFLLPHLESGLLTLIGATTSNPFHAINSAIRSRCQIFELHALTEEDILIGLKRALEDKEKGLGEYAVTVTDEALHHFANASGGDMRSAYNALELAVLSSFTTDDQAAEITLEIAEECLQKKSFVHDKGGDAHYDVLSAFQKSVRGSDVNAALHYLARLIEAGDLQSIGRRLLIMAYEDIGLASPQAGPRTLAAIESAERVGFPEARIPLANAVIELCLSPKSNSAYKALDAALHDLRNGQTGDIPSHLKDSHYKGAESLGRGIGYLYPHDHPNGWVRQQYLPDKIKSKQYYKPKTTGKFEQALSTVYERLQTSNKTKNKG